The following proteins are encoded in a genomic region of Maribacter hydrothermalis:
- the uvrA gene encoding excinuclease ABC subunit UvrA: MPTLAEVNPKENIIIKGAKLHNLKDIDVVIPRNKLVVITGLSGSGKSSLAFDTLYAEGQRRYVESLSSYARQFLGKLDKPKVDYIKGIAPAIAIEQKVNSTNPRSTVGTTTEIYDYIKLLYARIGKTFSPISGNEVKKHTVTDVVNHVKTYAEGTKLLLLAPITIREDRDAIKSLELFSKQGYARIKYNDEVLRIDQAPENIGKHFYLVIDRIISKNDEDFFNRLANAIDTAFFEGKGECIIEELADGKQTPFSNKFELDGMMFLEPNVHLFSFNNPYGACPKCEGYGDVIGIDEDLVVPNTALSVYENAIFAWRGESMGTYRDQLVNTAYKYDFPIHKPWFELTEEQKQLVWDGNAHFTGLHSFFGILEEKSYKIQNRVMLSRYRGKTKCNICNGKRLRPETDYVKVGGASISSLVGLSIEKLIVFFTNLKLNDSDATIAARLLIEINTRLGFLDKVGLNYLTINRKSNTLSGGESQRINLATSLGSSLVGSMYILDEPSIGLHPKDTENLIEVLISLRNLGNTVIVVEHDEDIMKAADMVIDIGPEAGTHGGKVVAQGTLYEILKSNSLTAQYLNGKMEIKIPKERRTSKNHITIKGVRENNLKNIDVTFPLDMLTVVTGVSGSGKSTLVKKLLYPIILKEVGGYGEKAGQHTSVEGQFQHIKHVEFVDQNPIGRSSRSNPVTYIKAYDDIRNLYASQKLSKIRNYQAKHFSFNVDGGRCEKCKGEGEITVEMQFMADVHLECETCGGKRFKKEVLEVTFNNANIDAVLNMTIDDAIQFFETGEQTKIVSKLKPLQDVGLGYVTLGQSSSTLSGGEAQRIKLASFLIKGSTKDKALFIFDEPTTGLHFHDIQKLLKSFNALIKKGHSIVVIEHNIELIKCADYIIDLGPRGGENGGQLLAEGTPEEVINNKKSYTAGYLKEKLL; encoded by the coding sequence ATGCCCACACTAGCAGAAGTAAATCCGAAAGAGAACATCATTATTAAAGGCGCTAAACTGCACAATCTTAAAGATATTGATGTAGTTATCCCAAGAAACAAACTTGTTGTCATTACCGGATTATCTGGTTCTGGGAAATCTAGTTTAGCTTTTGATACATTATATGCTGAAGGACAAAGACGATATGTAGAAAGTCTTTCTTCCTACGCAAGGCAGTTTTTAGGTAAATTGGACAAGCCAAAGGTTGACTATATAAAAGGCATAGCTCCAGCAATTGCAATTGAACAAAAAGTTAATTCTACCAATCCTAGATCTACCGTTGGTACGACTACAGAAATTTACGACTATATAAAACTTTTATATGCTCGAATTGGCAAGACCTTCTCTCCTATTTCAGGAAACGAAGTAAAAAAGCATACGGTTACAGATGTGGTAAACCATGTAAAAACGTATGCTGAAGGAACTAAACTGTTACTCTTAGCACCAATTACTATTCGTGAAGATAGGGATGCAATAAAATCTTTAGAGCTATTTTCTAAACAAGGTTACGCTCGTATCAAGTATAATGATGAAGTTTTACGAATAGATCAAGCGCCTGAAAATATAGGAAAGCACTTCTATTTGGTTATTGATAGGATCATTTCTAAAAACGATGAAGATTTTTTTAATCGATTAGCTAATGCTATTGATACCGCTTTTTTTGAAGGAAAAGGAGAATGTATTATTGAAGAACTGGCCGATGGAAAACAAACACCATTTAGCAATAAGTTTGAGTTAGATGGCATGATGTTTCTTGAACCAAATGTGCACTTATTCAGTTTTAACAATCCATATGGGGCTTGCCCTAAATGTGAAGGTTATGGCGATGTTATTGGTATAGATGAAGATTTAGTAGTTCCAAATACAGCATTATCTGTTTATGAAAATGCAATTTTCGCTTGGCGTGGCGAAAGCATGGGTACCTATCGCGATCAACTTGTAAATACCGCTTACAAATATGATTTTCCTATTCATAAACCGTGGTTTGAGCTTACAGAGGAACAAAAACAATTGGTTTGGGACGGTAACGCCCACTTTACTGGGCTACATTCCTTTTTTGGAATACTGGAAGAAAAAAGTTACAAAATCCAGAATAGGGTAATGCTTTCCAGATACAGAGGTAAAACCAAATGTAATATATGTAATGGCAAACGTTTACGCCCAGAAACAGATTATGTAAAAGTAGGCGGAGCATCAATTTCTTCTTTAGTAGGCTTATCCATTGAAAAATTGATTGTTTTCTTTACTAATCTAAAACTAAACGATAGTGATGCTACTATTGCGGCAAGACTACTCATAGAAATAAATACACGATTAGGTTTTTTAGACAAAGTTGGCTTAAACTACCTAACTATTAATAGAAAATCTAACACCTTATCGGGCGGGGAAAGTCAAAGAATAAATTTAGCAACCTCTCTTGGTAGTAGCTTAGTAGGTTCTATGTATATTTTAGACGAACCAAGCATAGGATTGCACCCAAAAGATACGGAGAACCTAATTGAAGTATTAATTTCATTACGGAATTTAGGAAATACCGTTATAGTTGTAGAGCATGATGAAGATATCATGAAAGCTGCAGATATGGTTATAGATATAGGGCCAGAAGCGGGCACACATGGTGGTAAAGTGGTCGCGCAAGGTACACTTTATGAAATATTGAAATCAAATTCTCTTACCGCGCAATACCTAAATGGTAAAATGGAAATTAAGATTCCTAAAGAACGAAGAACATCAAAGAACCATATTACCATTAAAGGAGTTAGGGAAAATAACCTTAAAAATATTGATGTTACTTTTCCTTTGGATATGCTTACTGTTGTTACGGGAGTATCTGGTAGTGGAAAAAGTACTCTGGTAAAGAAATTATTATATCCCATAATTTTAAAAGAAGTGGGTGGATATGGAGAAAAAGCAGGTCAGCATACTTCTGTTGAAGGCCAGTTTCAACATATTAAACATGTAGAATTTGTTGACCAAAACCCAATTGGGCGTTCTTCTCGTTCTAATCCTGTTACCTATATAAAGGCTTATGATGATATTAGAAATTTATATGCTAGCCAAAAATTAAGTAAAATAAGAAATTACCAAGCAAAACATTTTTCTTTTAATGTAGATGGCGGTCGTTGTGAAAAATGCAAAGGCGAAGGTGAAATTACCGTAGAAATGCAATTTATGGCCGATGTTCATTTAGAATGTGAAACATGTGGCGGTAAGCGATTTAAAAAAGAAGTTTTAGAAGTTACTTTTAACAATGCAAATATTGATGCCGTTCTTAATATGACCATTGATGATGCTATTCAGTTTTTTGAGACAGGAGAGCAAACCAAAATTGTATCCAAGCTAAAACCATTACAAGATGTTGGTTTGGGCTATGTAACTTTAGGTCAGTCTTCTTCTACCCTATCCGGTGGTGAAGCGCAACGTATTAAATTAGCATCTTTCTTAATTAAAGGAAGTACAAAAGATAAAGCTCTGTTTATTTTTGATGAACCTACAACTGGTTTGCACTTTCATGATATTCAAAAATTATTAAAATCATTTAATGCATTAATCAAAAAAGGACACTCTATAGTGGTCATTGAACATAATATTGAATTGATAAAATGTGCCGATTATATCATTGATTTAGGCCCTAGAGGCGGAGAAAATGGTGGTCAATTACTAGCTGAAGGAACTCCTGAAGAGGTTATAAATAACAAAAAATCGTATACAGCAGGGTATTTAAAAGAGAAGTTACTATAG
- a CDS encoding RNA polymerase sigma factor, producing the protein MVVQIEDSQLVKQYIQGDERAIEALINRHNSRLTGFIYSKVGDRELTEDIFQDTFMKVIRTLKKGAYNEEGKFLPWVMRIAHNLVIDHFRKHNRMPMYNSRESYNIFSLLDDDKLNAEKQLIKEQIDSDLIKMIKELPEDQQEVLEMRIYKDMSFKEISDNTGVSINTALGRMRYALINLRKLVEANNIVLTN; encoded by the coding sequence ATGGTAGTACAGATTGAAGACTCTCAATTAGTAAAGCAATATATTCAAGGTGATGAAAGAGCTATAGAAGCTTTAATAAATCGTCATAATTCCCGTCTTACTGGTTTTATCTATTCTAAAGTAGGTGACCGCGAATTAACAGAGGACATTTTTCAAGATACATTTATGAAAGTTATACGTACCTTAAAAAAAGGCGCATATAATGAAGAAGGCAAATTTTTACCTTGGGTAATGCGTATAGCACATAATCTAGTTATTGATCATTTTAGAAAGCATAATAGAATGCCAATGTACAATAGTAGGGAAAGTTATAATATCTTTTCTTTATTAGATGACGATAAGTTAAATGCAGAAAAACAATTAATTAAGGAGCAAATTGATTCTGATTTAATTAAAATGATAAAAGAATTGCCGGAAGATCAGCAAGAGGTATTAGAAATGCGTATATATAAGGACATGAGCTTCAAAGAAATTTCTGATAATACAGGTGTAAGTATTAATACGGCTTTAGGAAGAATGCGTTACGCTTTAATAAACCTTAGAAAGCTTGTTGAAGCAAATAATATTGTTTTAACGAATTAA
- a CDS encoding RNA polymerase sigma factor, whose translation MKLQIEDSELVRDYISGNESALEVLINRHNQRITSFIYSKVLDRDITEDIFQDTFIKVIKTLKKGKYSEEGKFLPWVMRISHNLIIDHFRRNKRMPMFEGSDDFNIFSVIGDDKLNAEKQLIKNQIDTDLRQLVEELPDDQKEVLLMRIYKDMSFKEISENTGVSINTALGRMRYALINLRKIIEKNNIVLTNS comes from the coding sequence ATGAAACTACAAATTGAAGACTCAGAATTAGTTAGGGATTATATCAGCGGTAACGAAAGTGCCCTTGAAGTTTTGATTAATCGTCATAACCAACGTATAACTAGTTTTATCTATTCTAAAGTGTTGGATAGGGATATTACAGAAGATATTTTTCAAGATACTTTTATTAAAGTAATTAAAACTTTAAAAAAAGGTAAGTATAGTGAAGAAGGTAAGTTTTTACCTTGGGTAATGAGGATTTCTCACAACCTAATTATTGATCACTTTAGAAGAAATAAGAGAATGCCAATGTTTGAAGGCAGTGATGACTTTAATATTTTCTCTGTTATTGGAGATGATAAGTTAAATGCCGAAAAACAATTAATTAAAAATCAAATAGATACTGACCTTAGACAACTGGTAGAGGAGTTGCCAGATGACCAAAAAGAAGTACTTTTAATGCGTATTTATAAGGATATGAGTTTTAAGGAAATTTCAGAAAATACGGGTGTAAGTATTAATACAGCGTTAGGTAGAATGCGATATGCATTAATTAACCTTAGAAAAATCATTGAAAAAAACAATATAGTTCTTACGAATTCTTAG
- a CDS encoding endonuclease III domain-containing protein, whose product MTKAEKIAFTISTLQKLYPEIPVPLDHKDPYTLLIAVLMSAQSTDVRVNKITPLLFAKADNPYDMVKLTVEEIREIIKPVGLSPMKAKGIHGLSRILIDKYNGIVPKELEYLEELPAVGHKTASVVISQAFGIPAFPVDTHIHRLLYRWGFTNGKNVVQTEKDAKRLFPREIWNDLHLQIIWYGREYSPARGWDLEKDIITKTIGRKTVLNDYYKKKKTR is encoded by the coding sequence ATGACGAAGGCCGAAAAAATAGCTTTTACAATTTCTACACTACAGAAGCTTTATCCCGAAATTCCGGTTCCATTAGATCATAAGGATCCATATACCTTACTAATTGCAGTTTTGATGTCTGCTCAAAGTACCGATGTTCGCGTAAATAAAATTACTCCACTTTTATTTGCCAAGGCGGACAATCCGTATGATATGGTTAAACTTACCGTGGAAGAAATTAGAGAAATAATTAAGCCCGTAGGTTTATCTCCAATGAAAGCAAAAGGCATACATGGGCTTTCAAGAATATTGATTGATAAATATAATGGAATTGTACCTAAAGAGCTTGAATATTTAGAAGAATTACCAGCAGTAGGTCATAAAACCGCAAGTGTAGTCATCTCGCAAGCATTTGGAATACCAGCTTTTCCCGTTGATACGCACATTCATAGATTATTATATAGATGGGGGTTTACAAACGGTAAGAATGTGGTACAAACAGAAAAAGATGCTAAAAGATTATTTCCTAGAGAAATTTGGAATGACCTTCATTTACAAATTATATGGTATGGTCGAGAATACTCACCAGCAAGAGGATGGGACTTAGAAAAAGATATAATCACTAAAACAATAGGAAGAAAAACAGTCCTCAACGACTACTATAAAAAGAAAAAAACCCGCTGA